A part of Desulfobacter sp. genomic DNA contains:
- a CDS encoding GntR family transcriptional regulator codes for MLNPDSPIPLYHQLAEVLQDRIRSGIYVPGEMIPSEIGLAKKYGIGRPTVRQAMDLLVQKGLIYRKRGAGTFVKKPSPRVDLFSLAGTSQAFSTKGIPVETRIISPMAMERVDRDVANPFHGKSAYSMSRLTLAEGTPVLLEEIFMNPERFAGIDDIDLSNRSLAQVVAEHFYLTPLNGTQQFKVENLGTKKAELIGISPKEAALVVRRSLNFPDAPAAIFSTLYCRTDRFAFSQTIQGDQ; via the coding sequence ATGCTTAACCCCGACTCACCCATCCCATTATACCACCAGCTGGCCGAGGTCCTCCAGGACCGGATCCGTTCGGGCATCTATGTGCCGGGGGAAATGATCCCTTCAGAAATCGGGCTGGCCAAAAAATACGGCATCGGCCGTCCCACGGTGCGCCAGGCAATGGATCTATTGGTCCAAAAGGGGCTGATTTACAGGAAACGGGGGGCCGGCACCTTTGTGAAAAAGCCCTCACCCCGGGTGGACCTCTTTTCCCTGGCCGGCACCTCCCAGGCCTTTTCAACCAAGGGGATCCCCGTTGAGACCCGGATTATCTCCCCCATGGCCATGGAGCGGGTGGACAGGGATGTGGCCAACCCCTTCCACGGAAAATCGGCCTACTCAATGTCCCGGCTGACCCTGGCAGAGGGGACGCCCGTGCTTTTGGAAGAAATCTTCATGAATCCCGAGCGGTTTGCCGGAATTGATGACATTGACCTGTCCAACCGGTCGCTTGCCCAGGTGGTGGCCGAGCATTTTTACCTGACCCCCCTCAACGGCACCCAGCAGTTCAAGGTGGAAAACCTGGGGACAAAAAAAGCCGAATTGATCGGCATCTCCCCCAAAGAGGCCGCCCTGGTGGTCCGGAGATCCCTCAATTTCCCGGATGCCCCGGCTGCCATCTTCTCCACCCTTTACTGCCGCACCGACCGGTTCGCCTTTTCCCAGACCATCCAGGGAGACCAATAA
- a CDS encoding SDR family oxidoreductase, which yields MIDHSKTIRALAGKNILLTGATGFIGKVVLEKLLRTLPGNGKIYLILRPNKKYESAQNRLHQEVLASSIFDLLKQQRRCDFVGMIKKRVRLVAGECTEACFNMDPSQFSALASEIDIIVHSAASVNFREPLDTALKINTLALENLIRLSSLAGDCPLVHVSTCYVHGHHKGVCKEENVVPKHAPEHELMPRTSQGYYEIGALLSHLETEIRKITKRLPPKKHETALIDLGIRLATEFGWNDTYTFTKWMGEQLLIKAFQGKSLTILRPSIVESALTDPEPGWIEGVKVTDALILAYAREKVMLFPGNTRSILDIIPVDLVANSIIMSSAEALCSKPEIRIYQCSSSNENPIKISFLINTIRNTAQTHYEKFERLFYRKPQKPFIMIPRWLFRQLITAGYFIEQKKYRIKNYLGLKTSRKSLTNFETTLKLALVFSFYTSHCFTFLNEQLLALSNRMGEIDQALFPVSASQIDWRHYLSDTHLKGLNKYALKPKKLKRKI from the coding sequence ATGATCGATCACTCAAAGACCATCAGGGCATTGGCGGGGAAGAATATCCTGCTCACCGGCGCAACGGGGTTTATTGGTAAAGTCGTGCTTGAAAAACTGCTCAGAACCCTGCCGGGAAACGGGAAAATCTACCTGATTCTCAGACCAAACAAAAAATACGAATCCGCCCAGAATAGGCTGCACCAGGAGGTATTGGCCTCTTCTATTTTTGATCTTTTGAAACAACAGCGCCGCTGCGATTTTGTCGGCATGATCAAAAAACGGGTCCGCCTGGTTGCCGGAGAATGCACTGAAGCCTGCTTTAATATGGATCCTTCCCAATTCTCCGCCCTTGCATCTGAAATTGATATCATTGTCCATTCCGCCGCCTCGGTCAACTTTCGGGAACCGCTTGACACGGCACTGAAAATCAACACACTGGCATTGGAAAATCTGATCAGACTCTCCAGCCTGGCAGGCGACTGCCCGCTGGTTCATGTATCAACCTGCTATGTCCACGGCCATCATAAGGGAGTGTGCAAAGAAGAGAATGTTGTGCCGAAACATGCGCCTGAACATGAACTGATGCCCCGCACAAGCCAGGGCTACTATGAAATCGGAGCGCTTCTGTCCCATCTGGAAACTGAAATCAGGAAAATAACAAAACGCCTGCCCCCAAAGAAGCATGAAACCGCCCTCATCGATCTGGGTATCCGGCTGGCCACAGAATTCGGCTGGAATGACACCTACACCTTTACGAAATGGATGGGCGAACAGCTTCTGATAAAGGCATTTCAGGGTAAAAGCCTGACCATTCTACGGCCCTCCATAGTAGAGAGTGCGCTCACCGATCCGGAACCCGGCTGGATCGAAGGCGTTAAAGTCACCGACGCCCTCATCCTTGCCTATGCCAGGGAAAAAGTCATGCTGTTTCCGGGGAATACGAGATCCATTCTTGACATCATACCCGTTGACCTGGTGGCCAATTCCATTATCATGAGCTCTGCCGAGGCATTGTGCAGCAAACCGGAAATCCGGATTTATCAGTGTTCAAGCAGCAATGAAAATCCAATTAAAATATCCTTTCTCATCAACACGATCCGGAATACCGCCCAAACCCATTATGAAAAATTTGAACGGCTCTTTTACCGCAAACCCCAAAAACCCTTTATCATGATTCCGCGCTGGCTGTTCAGGCAATTAATTACTGCAGGGTATTTTATTGAACAAAAAAAGTACCGCATTAAAAATTATCTCGGCCTGAAAACCTCCCGGAAATCACTAACCAATTTTGAAACCACCCTAAAGCTGGCACTGGTTTTCTCTTTTTACACCTCCCACTGCTTCACCTTCCTGAATGAACAGCTTTTAGCATTGTCGAACCGGATGGGCGAAATCGACCAGGCCCTTTTTCCGGTTTCCGCTTCACAAATTGACTGGCGGCATTATCTTTCCGATACCCACCTGAAGGGGTTGAACAAGTATGCGCTCAAGCCCAAAAAACTAAAGAGAAAAATTTAA
- a CDS encoding aspartate aminotransferase family protein: MTTMRKIHYFDGFSNESDKTIFNLEEDYGAHHYERINLVVRHAKGCWLTDDKGKKYLDCLAAYSAANPGHHHPSITNAVMDALLGNYASVLSNVVFTDPLGIFLSEAAKFAPQMAPRFGNHGNKVLPKNGGVESVETAIKAMRYYGFKQKGIADGSQEIIVFNNNFHGRTISVVSFSSSKKYSEGFGPLTPGFRSVPFGDLEAVKKAVTPNTCGILVEPLQGEGGMLIPPKGFLKGLREVADDNDLLLVCDEIQVGMGRTGKRFCFEHEGIVPDGVILGKALSGGLVPLSVFITNARLMDMIFSKGSDGSTFGGYPLACVAGTASLKVFEEEKLAEQSAEKGERLKKRIQEIGRRSPHVKEVRGLGLFIGIEVKKGNAMEFCRKLLDLGLVVNDSHGHTIRISPPLVINEAEMDFMVEALEKVLIP; encoded by the coding sequence ATGACAACCATGAGAAAAATCCATTACTTTGACGGGTTCTCCAACGAGAGCGACAAGACCATTTTCAATCTTGAGGAGGATTACGGCGCCCACCACTATGAACGGATCAACCTGGTGGTCCGCCATGCCAAGGGCTGCTGGCTCACCGACGACAAGGGCAAAAAATACCTGGACTGCCTGGCCGCCTATTCCGCGGCCAACCCCGGCCACCACCACCCCAGTATCACCAACGCGGTCATGGACGCCCTTCTCGGCAACTATGCCTCTGTGCTCTCCAATGTCGTTTTTACCGATCCTCTAGGGATTTTCCTTTCCGAAGCAGCTAAATTCGCCCCCCAGATGGCCCCCCGGTTCGGCAACCACGGCAACAAGGTCCTGCCCAAAAACGGCGGGGTGGAATCCGTTGAGACCGCCATCAAAGCCATGCGCTACTACGGGTTCAAGCAGAAGGGCATTGCCGACGGCAGCCAGGAAATCATTGTATTCAACAACAATTTCCACGGCCGGACCATCTCCGTGGTCTCCTTCTCCTCCAGTAAAAAATACAGTGAAGGCTTCGGCCCCCTGACCCCGGGTTTCAGGTCCGTCCCCTTCGGCGACCTTGAAGCCGTAAAAAAGGCGGTCACCCCCAACACCTGCGGCATCCTGGTGGAGCCCCTCCAGGGCGAAGGCGGCATGCTCATCCCGCCCAAGGGATTCCTCAAAGGCCTGAGGGAGGTTGCAGATGACAACGATCTCCTCCTGGTCTGCGACGAAATTCAGGTGGGCATGGGCCGTACCGGCAAACGCTTCTGCTTTGAGCACGAAGGCATCGTGCCCGACGGGGTCATCCTGGGCAAGGCACTTTCCGGCGGCCTGGTGCCCCTCTCGGTCTTCATCACCAATGCCAGACTCATGGACATGATCTTCTCCAAGGGCTCCGACGGCTCCACCTTCGGCGGCTACCCCCTGGCCTGCGTGGCCGGCACCGCCTCCCTCAAGGTCTTTGAAGAGGAAAAACTGGCCGAACAATCCGCCGAAAAAGGTGAGCGCCTTAAAAAGCGGATTCAAGAGATCGGCAGGCGCTCCCCCCATGTCAAGGAAGTACGGGGTCTGGGCCTGTTCATCGGCATAGAGGTGAAAAAGGGCAATGCCATGGAATTCTGCCGCAAACTCCTGGATCTGGGGCTGGTGGTCAACGACAGCCACGGCCACACCATCCGCATCTCCCCGCCCCTGGTCATCAATGAGGCGGAAATGGACTTCATGGTGGAGGCCCTGGAAAAGGTGCTGATACCTTAA
- a CDS encoding TrmB family transcriptional regulator, with protein MDNRSALTQLGFSQYEASCYMALVGSHPVNGSQLSKVSGIARSRIYDVLRSLIAKGYVIEVQAGQYAPLPSDELIRRLKREFNTNIAEVEKELTKASQKEDFEYVWTLTGYDNVMSKAKDMIGAATEEIYVRLFPEADRRLAASLEAAEKRGVAIRYIAMGDVPDRFDIQVTHPDKEDLIAKIGGRSFDIITDKQEALVGIFESGNEDESPINWTRNQWFIIANRDSLRHDFYHCFLEKTLDRSQPLTDHEKRIYTLIKQDN; from the coding sequence ATGGATAACAGATCAGCATTAACCCAGCTCGGCTTCTCCCAGTATGAGGCTTCATGCTATATGGCCCTGGTGGGCAGCCACCCGGTAAACGGATCCCAGCTCTCCAAGGTGTCCGGCATTGCGCGGTCCCGGATTTACGACGTGCTGCGCAGCCTCATTGCCAAGGGCTATGTCATAGAGGTCCAGGCCGGGCAGTACGCCCCCCTGCCGTCGGATGAATTGATACGTCGTTTGAAGCGGGAATTCAACACAAACATTGCCGAGGTGGAAAAAGAACTGACCAAAGCCTCCCAGAAAGAGGACTTTGAATATGTCTGGACCCTGACCGGATACGACAATGTCATGTCCAAGGCCAAGGACATGATCGGAGCCGCCACAGAAGAAATCTACGTCCGCCTCTTTCCCGAAGCCGACCGCCGCCTGGCAGCATCCCTGGAAGCGGCGGAAAAAAGAGGGGTGGCCATCCGCTACATTGCCATGGGGGATGTGCCCGACCGGTTTGACATCCAGGTCACCCACCCGGACAAGGAAGACCTCATCGCCAAAATCGGCGGCCGTTCATTCGATATCATCACGGACAAACAGGAAGCCCTGGTGGGCATATTTGAGAGCGGCAACGAAGATGAGTCCCCCATCAACTGGACCCGGAACCAATGGTTCATCATCGCCAACCGGGACAGTCTCCGCCATGACTTTTACCACTGCTTCCTTGAAAAAACCCTGGACCGGAGCCAGCCCCTGACAGACCACGAAAAAAGGATTTATACCCTGATTAAACAAGACAATTAA